A window from Anaeromusa acidaminophila DSM 3853 encodes these proteins:
- a CDS encoding IS30 family transposase codes for MDCHDYIIQEPERKRGQHLGKEERGAIQHLNKQGYSLRKIAQAINCSPSTVMNELRRGTPLRKSNRGRAPEYNAKRGHAVYKANRTRCKKRHRIVECSAFVKWLVKMVRSHTWSIDACVGHAKLHNKFPKEQLVCTKTLYNELASGNLPLSLFDVPELLKRKRRKVKSHEHKRLKGRSIDERPAIVAERTELGHWEADTVVGLRNGKEAVVLTLIERVTDHYLAIHIPGKTSVAVMNAMRQLYSEYGNQFSTIFKTITTDNGSEFEDFADVQQWGTKVFFAHPYSSWERAINERHNGLLRRYIPKGTSIERYTPEEVKGFADEINALPRKRLGYRTPDDLFEDFLDSIYAA; via the coding sequence ATGGACTGCCATGATTATATCATACAAGAGCCAGAACGCAAGCGCGGCCAGCACTTAGGGAAAGAAGAACGAGGTGCTATTCAGCACCTAAATAAGCAGGGCTATTCATTACGCAAGATCGCTCAAGCCATCAATTGCTCGCCAAGTACGGTTATGAACGAGCTGCGCCGGGGAACGCCGCTGCGCAAAAGCAACAGAGGTCGTGCGCCTGAATACAACGCTAAACGAGGTCATGCGGTCTACAAGGCTAACCGAACACGCTGCAAGAAAAGGCATCGTATAGTGGAGTGCTCGGCCTTTGTTAAATGGCTAGTAAAAATGGTTCGCAGCCATACGTGGTCCATAGATGCTTGTGTAGGCCATGCAAAGCTTCATAACAAATTCCCTAAAGAGCAGCTGGTGTGTACCAAAACGCTATACAACGAACTGGCATCCGGCAACTTGCCTCTATCACTTTTTGACGTGCCGGAATTGCTTAAACGCAAGCGCAGAAAGGTCAAAAGCCATGAACATAAACGCCTGAAAGGCCGTAGCATCGATGAGCGCCCCGCTATTGTTGCGGAACGCACCGAGTTAGGACATTGGGAAGCCGACACAGTGGTCGGCCTGCGCAATGGCAAGGAAGCTGTCGTTTTGACACTGATCGAACGCGTCACAGACCATTATCTTGCCATTCACATTCCCGGAAAAACAAGCGTGGCCGTGATGAATGCCATGAGGCAACTATACAGTGAATATGGCAACCAGTTCAGTACTATCTTCAAAACAATCACCACCGACAACGGTTCTGAATTTGAAGACTTTGCAGACGTTCAGCAATGGGGCACGAAAGTTTTCTTTGCTCATCCTTACTCGTCTTGGGAGAGAGCCATAAACGAAAGGCATAACGGTCTCTTGCGCAGGTACATTCCCAAAGGCACGTCTATAGAGAGGTATACTCCCGAAGAGGTGAAGGGCTTTGCTGATGAAATAAACGCTCTTCCACGCAAGCGCCTCGGTTATCGAACTCCAGACGACCTTTTCGAAGACTTTCTTGACTCTATTTATGCTGCTTAA
- a CDS encoding lytic transglycosylase domain-containing protein, with amino-acid sequence MKKWVVLVMVGALMVCCTCEASWAKTSDGKYYEIPDAGSAASTTQAESYSSQQQQDMGQTYYQVIMRHIYRTSPYLGMDWADSVARCILSSCVKYQVDPLLATALFTQESGFNNSAVSSTGAIGISQLMPSTAESLGVNPQSPAENIDGGVKYLSYQLQQFQSAGEWCFTYAIAAYNAGPGRIFQYGGVPPYQETINHVRSIGAIYTRLVSDMSA; translated from the coding sequence ATGAAAAAGTGGGTTGTATTGGTCATGGTGGGAGCTCTCATGGTTTGTTGTACTTGCGAAGCAAGCTGGGCTAAAACGTCTGATGGTAAATATTACGAAATCCCAGATGCAGGGAGCGCAGCGTCAACAACTCAAGCCGAATCCTATTCGTCTCAGCAACAACAAGATATGGGCCAAACATACTATCAAGTTATTATGAGACATATTTATAGAACGTCACCGTATTTAGGTATGGATTGGGCCGATTCTGTCGCGCGTTGTATTTTATCATCTTGCGTGAAATACCAAGTTGATCCATTGCTAGCAACAGCTCTTTTTACGCAAGAAAGTGGGTTCAATAATTCGGCGGTATCTTCTACCGGTGCGATTGGAATATCGCAGCTTATGCCTTCTACCGCTGAGTCGTTAGGCGTCAATCCGCAAAGCCCTGCCGAGAATATTGATGGAGGTGTTAAATATCTCTCGTATCAATTGCAGCAGTTTCAGTCAGCAGGAGAATGGTGTTTTACCTACGCTATAGCAGCGTACAATGCCGGTCCAGGACGAATTTTTCAATATGGTGGCGTACCACCATACCAGGAAACTATTAACCACGTTAGAAGCATAGGAGCTATATATACAAGATTGGTTAGTGACATGTCTGCATAG
- a CDS encoding LCP family protein encodes MKRVIRIRGRPSDLRPIESKKQFKRLYPWLLGLFVLSLSLSFAWTSWGNMLFPKEDKNAKQMAQADDGTVPLKGRFLLLGVDEREEDRGRSDVMILVDLTGSLPTFTHIPRDTRIPVTGYGLTKINHAYAYGGERLAKEAVELLLGKKVDHTIVVTTQQFAKIIDAMGGVDIDIAKSMHYEDPWDDNGGLVINFEPGPQKLDGRRALEYARFRDGEGDIGRIERQKQVITQVILKMANPLNWPKLATVVHEDGLFHTDANTLQLLGAAKTLVLNHQLCHFETVPGHPEMINDISYWIADGESRYIAQNTLSQTFSYSTVEQDLSEFSGASRSSKKEDVNESASSNSRRAAAASPQSSKTSLEGVTYTASARRATAEEVEVIRKKETYSRVNQMLDQTKKAIGE; translated from the coding sequence ATGAAACGAGTGATTCGTATTAGAGGACGACCTTCCGATCTTAGACCCATAGAGTCTAAAAAACAGTTTAAAAGGCTCTATCCGTGGCTGCTAGGACTTTTTGTTTTATCACTCAGCCTATCGTTTGCTTGGACTTCTTGGGGAAATATGCTTTTCCCAAAAGAAGACAAGAACGCAAAGCAAATGGCCCAAGCGGACGATGGAACGGTACCACTAAAAGGCAGATTTCTTTTACTTGGCGTGGATGAGCGGGAAGAGGATCGTGGACGGTCTGATGTAATGATTTTGGTTGACCTGACAGGTTCTTTACCAACGTTCACTCACATTCCAAGAGATACTCGTATACCTGTTACTGGATATGGTTTAACAAAAATCAATCATGCGTATGCGTATGGAGGTGAACGTTTAGCGAAAGAAGCGGTGGAGCTTCTACTCGGCAAAAAGGTAGATCATACCATTGTTGTGACAACGCAGCAGTTTGCCAAAATTATTGACGCTATGGGTGGTGTTGATATTGATATTGCAAAATCAATGCATTATGAGGACCCATGGGACGATAACGGTGGCCTAGTAATCAATTTTGAACCTGGCCCCCAAAAGCTAGACGGTCGTCGTGCCCTTGAGTATGCACGTTTTCGTGATGGAGAAGGGGATATCGGACGGATAGAGCGTCAAAAACAAGTCATTACGCAGGTGATTTTAAAAATGGCCAATCCATTGAATTGGCCCAAGTTGGCAACTGTTGTTCATGAAGATGGTTTGTTTCATACCGATGCAAACACCTTGCAGCTTCTAGGAGCTGCTAAAACTCTGGTGTTGAATCATCAACTTTGCCATTTTGAAACAGTGCCCGGCCATCCGGAAATGATTAACGATATTAGTTATTGGATCGCTGATGGTGAGAGCCGGTATATCGCGCAAAACACTCTTTCGCAAACATTCTCTTATTCCACGGTAGAACAGGATTTAAGCGAGTTTTCTGGTGCTAGTCGCTCATCGAAGAAGGAAGACGTAAATGAAAGCGCATCTTCCAATTCGAGAAGAGCAGCTGCTGCATCACCCCAGTCAAGTAAAACGTCTTTGGAAGGAGTAACGTATACGGCATCCGCGAGAAGGGCTACAGCGGAAGAGGTCGAAGTGATTCGAAAAAAAGAGACCTATAGCCGGGTAAACCAAATGTTAGATCAAACCAAGAAAGCAATTGGAGAATAA
- a CDS encoding tyrosine-type recombinase/integrase, translating to MGKTIEEFLETYMDDLRKDISHGRPSPDTLRSYQTSISRFLDWCNQKNIGPLEVIESDAKDYRDFLWAAGRKTTTVSLHLSAVRHFFRLASKMDLYHKKNPFGDIFAGLPVEKSLAQLHYLEAEHVQELFDGIAREEIDPVRSIRDRLIIALMILQGLKVIEIEQMNVEDLDLDQGAVLIRGRRKQEWVPVRFDVVELIKAYLELSPLRLKDSSGTPLFASVSNRSQHKRLTRVGIRAIINGRLEDQNLKRPGLSCQTLRDTCGALMYKAGGDLTIVQDVMRHSKSESAQKFIKVQERLLKRYTEAIPVKVIK from the coding sequence ATGGGAAAGACAATTGAAGAATTTTTGGAGACCTATATGGACGATTTAAGAAAGGATATTTCTCATGGTAGGCCCTCTCCAGATACCCTTCGTTCTTATCAAACTTCGATATCCAGATTTCTAGATTGGTGCAACCAAAAGAACATTGGCCCACTTGAAGTTATTGAATCTGATGCTAAAGACTATCGTGACTTTCTATGGGCAGCTGGTCGGAAAACTACCACGGTGTCACTTCACTTGTCAGCGGTTCGCCATTTTTTTCGGCTTGCTTCAAAAATGGACTTGTATCACAAAAAAAATCCCTTCGGGGATATATTTGCAGGATTGCCAGTAGAAAAATCGTTAGCTCAACTTCATTACTTAGAAGCCGAACATGTTCAGGAGTTGTTTGATGGTATTGCAAGGGAAGAGATAGATCCGGTACGTTCCATTAGAGATCGTTTGATCATTGCACTAATGATACTCCAAGGGCTGAAAGTTATCGAAATTGAACAAATGAATGTTGAAGATCTTGACCTTGATCAAGGAGCTGTCCTAATACGTGGACGCAGGAAACAAGAATGGGTTCCCGTTCGGTTCGATGTTGTTGAATTGATTAAGGCGTATCTGGAGCTATCGCCGCTCCGATTAAAAGATTCGTCAGGCACTCCATTATTTGCAAGCGTTTCTAATCGCAGCCAGCACAAACGGTTAACAAGGGTTGGCATTCGAGCCATTATAAATGGCCGCCTAGAAGATCAAAACCTAAAAAGGCCGGGCCTTAGCTGCCAAACACTGAGAGATACCTGTGGCGCCTTGATGTATAAAGCTGGCGGCGATTTAACGATAGTGCAGGATGTAATGAGACACTCTAAAAGTGAATCTGCCCAAAAGTTTATTAAGGTCCAGGAGCGATTACTCAAACGTTATACTGAAGCTATCCCGGTTAAGGTAATAAAGTAA
- a CDS encoding site-specific integrase, which yields MHLKKSGGNIVPFSKQSYSAKALKYLSHAKAENTIKAYKADWTDYIYWCKSMNVEPLPTAPNVLVEYISYLADYVKANTISRKLTAISEAHKAAGIPSPTLSEDVRLTLQGIRKSKGTFQKGKEPIEWQMLKKVPLAFDTSLLGLRSRAILLFGFAGAFRRSELVALDCEDLSYHKEGIKVFLGHAKNDPDGAGQFKGINRNIDIPQICPVRALEAWLEAANIKAGPLFRPIKQRSLDMVKSSRLTDQVVAKTVKEFALRIGADPKRFAGHSLRRGFATSAAKAGAAERHIMKQTGHRSEKMVRRYIEESDVFSSNGLSTIIKSEE from the coding sequence CTTAAGCCATGCTAAGGCCGAGAATACGATTAAAGCGTACAAGGCCGATTGGACCGATTACATCTATTGGTGTAAAAGCATGAACGTAGAACCGCTTCCCACGGCTCCCAATGTCCTTGTAGAATATATTTCCTATTTGGCTGACTACGTTAAAGCAAATACGATTTCAAGAAAACTCACAGCGATTAGCGAAGCCCATAAAGCAGCGGGTATTCCCTCTCCTACTCTATCGGAAGATGTACGGCTTACCTTGCAAGGCATTCGAAAAAGCAAAGGCACTTTTCAAAAAGGGAAAGAACCAATTGAGTGGCAAATGTTAAAAAAAGTTCCTTTAGCGTTTGACACCTCCCTATTAGGCCTTAGGAGCCGCGCTATACTTCTCTTTGGCTTTGCTGGCGCTTTTAGACGGTCTGAATTGGTGGCCCTAGACTGCGAGGATCTAAGTTATCATAAAGAAGGAATAAAAGTCTTCCTAGGCCATGCTAAGAACGATCCTGATGGCGCCGGACAATTTAAGGGAATCAACCGAAATATTGATATCCCTCAAATATGTCCGGTACGAGCACTAGAAGCCTGGTTAGAAGCTGCAAATATTAAAGCAGGCCCTCTATTTCGTCCGATTAAACAACGGTCGCTGGATATGGTAAAATCCAGTCGTTTAACCGATCAGGTTGTTGCAAAAACCGTTAAGGAATTTGCCCTACGCATCGGTGCTGATCCAAAGCGGTTTGCCGGTCATAGTTTACGAAGAGGTTTCGCTACGTCCGCTGCAAAAGCCGGCGCAGCTGAACGACATATAATGAAGCAAACCGGACACCGAAGCGAGAAAATGGTCCGCCGATATATTGAAGAAAGCGATGTATTTTCTTCTAACGGGTTAAGCACAATAATAAAATCAGAGGAGTGA